A DNA window from Naumovozyma dairenensis CBS 421 chromosome 7, complete genome contains the following coding sequences:
- the SPO21 gene encoding Spo21p (similar to Saccharomyces cerevisiae SPO21 (YOL091W) and YSW1 (YBR148W); ancestral locus Anc_3.106): MLDYNIHDDNKQPTTFATNEKNESLPDKKPWWRKSNKTNLEESKKGSENIKKEKDNISSRPSSKREAIMKYLQRSKSKGDKKDLNKNDDILEDLSEMSDEQFSDTSEKSSVSLIQSNNPLANLKYADVFSASLKNNIGYLYQQVENASQREEYQFTPKDITTIMDNGTAGNKEPKDDEISESTISSTSSKEFDNYKADDYSPLTPLENVERNKDIKVIPENNDNSSTPCCCNDEATMELDSQSFSYLIRIMELLGEHKITSDQIYSKAPGLTLLEVFKELYELVNLNCEKKNILENTLKQEQDARSQEKMKLQKDISIKAHKLNLLEQEKIHDEPKTSSSNEVISEAYNLPKEGSSDDSNNNGDADRKVYTSIGDLQKEYQTKMDISKRQLVEITKELEKYKGALKQLEINNNAMEKEYNEQLRRSRVLEENLINATNEGDVLRSEKEALTAIKIRYEEQATHILEQLKERKKKNLEAQSLIENGIERVERERKRVLDLKRANRFLICRIHLIECYKRESLQFMSQLANCFNSLIGTEVLQEFEVRLATLWSKDNIGQILSMESSIETQFRGLQKEVEDFYRNVASVKFLTLISNRCKSYKRNNIYLAEQLQKLRKHYNESYEQFNKIAIENTKMRQRQQEWQ, translated from the coding sequence ATGCTAGATTACAACATTCATGACGATAATAAACAACCAACAACTTTCGCtacaaatgaaaaaaatgaatctCTGCCAGATAAGAAACCTTGGTGGCGCAAAAGTAATAAAACTAATTTGGAAGAATCCAAGAAAGGAAGtgaaaatatcaagaaagaaaaagacaATATTTCCTCTAGGCCAAGTAGTAAAAGGGAGGCTattatgaaatatttacagAGGTCAAAGAGTAAAGGTGATAAAAAGGATTTAAACAAGAATGACGATATTCTAGAGGATCTATCAGAAATGTCTGATGAACAATTTAGTGATACTTCTGAAAAATCTAGTGTTTCACTGATACAATCAAATAACCCCTTAGCAAATCTAAAATATGCCGATGTGTTTAGCGCAAGtttaaagaataatattggATATTTATATCAACAAGTGGAAAATGCATCTCAAAGAGAAGAATATCAATTTACCCCAAAAGATATTACAACTATTATGGATAATGGAACAGCTGGGAATAAAGAACCAAAAGACGATGAGATTTCTGAAAGTACTATATCCTCTACTAGTTCTAAGGAATTTGACAATTATAAAGCAGATGATTATTCTCCATTGACACCCCTTGAGAATGTTGAAAGgaataaagatattaagGTGATTccagaaaataatgataatagtAGCACCCCCTGTTGTTGTAACGATGAAGCCACGATGGAGTTAGACTCTCAATCATTTTCTTATCTCATAAGAATTATGGAGCTTTTGGGAGAACACAAAATTACATCAGATCAAATTTATTCGAAGGCACCTGGTTTGACCCTACTTGAGGTATTTAAGGAATTATATGAACTGGTTAACCTAAACTgtgagaaaaaaaatatattagaGAATACATTGAAGCAAGAGCAAGATGCTAGATCACAggaaaaaatgaaactaCAAAAAGATATAAGCATAAAGGCTCACAAGCTAAATTTGCTAGAACAAGAGAAAATTCATGATGAGCCTAAAACAAGTTCATCAAACGAAGTTATCAGCGAAGCTTATAATCTGCCAAAAGAAGGAAGCAGTGATGACAGCAATAACAACGGGGACGCTGACAGGAAAGTATACACTTCTATCGGCGACCTCCAAAAAGAATACCAAACGAAGATGGATATATCAAAACGGCAGTTAGTGGAAATTACTAAAGAGCTCGAGAAGTATAAAGGTGCACTGAAGCAGCTGgaaattaataacaatgcAATGGAAAAAGAGTATAACGAGCAATTGAGAAGAAGCAGAGTTTTGGAAgagaatttaataaatgcCACTAATGAAGGGGACGTATTGCGGTCCGAGAAAGAAGCCCTTACGGCAATTAAAATACGTTATGAAGAACAAGCTACCCATATACTTgaacaattaaaagaacgaaaaaagaaaaacctGGAAGCTCAAAGCCTAATTGAAAACGGTATTGAGAGAGTTGAGAGAGAGAGGAAGAGAGTTCTAGATTTAAAGAGAGCAAATCGTTTCCTTATCTGTCGTATTCATTTAATCGAATGTTATAAACGGGAATCACTGCAATTTATGTCACAACTGGCGAATTGCTTCAACAGTCTAATTGGAACAGAAGttcttcaagaatttgAAGTACGTCTTGCCACTCTTTGGtcaaaagataatattGGGCAGATACTTTCCATGGAAAGTTCTATAGAAACCCAGTTTAGGGGGTTACAGAAGGAGGTGGAAGATTTTTATCGAAATGTAGCCAGCGTTAAATTTTTAACATTGATTTCCAATAGATGTAAGTCCTATAAAcgaaataatatttactTGGCTGAACAACTACAAAAACTAAGGAAGCATTACAATGAGAGTTATGAACAATTCAATAAGATCGCTATTGAGAATACAAAAATGAGACAAAGGCAACAGGAATGGCAATAA
- the YPQ1 gene encoding cationic amino acid transporter (similar to Saccharomyces cerevisiae YBR147W and YOL092W; ancestral locus Anc_3.105) yields MQLVPIEFTSETISGMTGSISIACWVIVFVPQIYENFYRKSAEGLSLLFVVLWLAGDVFNLLGALLQHLLPTMIILAAYYTIADIILLGQCLWYDNEEKVDPIHLSPANPMNENVLQDVFNEHQPLLHQNGEPILRTEAEDASRSQAISALLEIEEQEEKGNYFSDTTIVLSVIFAGFLSWYISYCANPTPSVPTEPNTEINILAQLFGYLSAALYLGSRVPQILLNFRRKSCEGISFLFFLFACIGNTTFIISVMVVSLDPKYLLLNASWLIGSTGTLLMDFVIFAQFFAYGRKSKIYANNLV; encoded by the coding sequence atgcaATTAGTTCCTATAGAGTTCACATCTGAAACTATCAGTGGTATGACAGGTTCTATATCGATTGCCTGTTGGGTTATAGTGTTTGTACCGCAAATATATGAGAACTTTTATAGAAAATCAGCAGAAGGTCTGTCCTTACTATTCGTCGTCCTTTGGTTAGCAGGTGAcgttttcaatttattagGTGCTCTGTTACAACACTTACTGCCTACCATGATCATCCTTGCCGCATACTATACAATTGCTGATATTATCCTTTTGGGCCAATGTCTATGgtatgataatgaagaaaaagtgGATCCGATCCATTTATCCCCTGCTAATCcaatgaatgaaaatgttTTACAAGACGTGTTTAATGAACATCAACCACTTTTACATCAAAATGGGGAGCCTATCTTAAGAACAGAAGCTGAAGATGCCTCCAGGTCTCAAGCTATTTCAGCTTTATTAGAAATTGAAGagcaagaagaaaagggaAATTACTTCAGTGATACAACGATTGTCTTGAGTGTCATATTTGCCGGATTCTTATCTTGGTACATATCCTATTGCGCAAATCCAACTCCATCAGTACCAACTGAACCAAATACagaaattaatattttagCCCAATTGTTCGGATATCTAAGTGCAGCTTTATATCTGGGATCTCGTGTTCCTcagatattattgaattttagaagaaaatcatGTGAAggtatttcttttctgttTTTCTTATTTGCATGCATAGGTAATACAACATTTATCATTTCAGTTATGGTTGTCTCTCTGGatccaaaatatttactaCTGAATGCCTCTTGGCTTATCGGAAGTACAGGTACTCTACTGATGGATTTCGTCATTTTTGCCCAATTTTTCGCATATGGAAGGAAGAGTAAGATATATGCTAATAATTTGGtatga
- the TRM10 gene encoding tRNA (guanine(9)-N(1))-methyltransferase (similar to Saccharomyces cerevisiae TRM10 (YOL093W); ancestral locus Anc_3.104): protein MTEQVEKETSSAGILKRTTPLPPVPEGMSKKQWKKQWKRQQFKERKDEYADIRREKRKLARERRRTKVKEYEERGEEVPDELKRPPKVNVKQVDSGVSLIIDCGFDDLMNDKEIISLSNQITRAYSANRRADHYSKIKVTSFGGRLQKRFEDDLNNCNHNQWRHFEFVADDEAITGPHMDKSKMIYLTADTDEELDTLKPGMTYIIGGIVDKNRHKALCYNKAKELGITTKRLPIDEFIKIAGRRVLTTTHVVQLMLKYFDRHYWKEAFESILPPRIIEGKSRGSSEVVDNEETEE, encoded by the coding sequence atgacAGAACaagttgaaaaagaaacttcATCAGCAGGCATTTTGAAAAGGACTACTCCATTACCACCGGTTCCAGAGGGCATGTCAAAGAAACAATGGAAAAAACAATGGAAAAGACAACAATTTAAAGAACGTAAAGATGAATATGCAGATATTCGTCGTGAGAAGCGTAAACTTGCTCGTGAGAGAAGACGTACAAAAGTGaaagaatatgaagaaCGTGGTGAAGAAGTGCCTGATGAATTAAAACGTCCACCCAAGGTAAACGTTAAACAAGTGGATTCGGGTGTTTCTCTTATAATAGATTGTGGATTTGATGATCTTAtgaatgataaagaaattattagcTTGTCTAATCAGATCACAAGAGCATACTCGGCTAATAGACGCGCAGATCATTACTCTAAGATTAAAGTGACTAGTTTTGGTGGAAGACTACAGAAGAGGTTTGAAGATGATCTAAATAATTGTAATCATAATCAGTGGAGacattttgaatttgttgcTGACGATGAGGCAATCACCGGACCTCATATGGATAAAAGTAAAATGATATATCTAACAGCTGAtactgatgaagaattagatacTTTAAAACCAGGTATGACATATATTATTGGTGGTATCGTCGATAAGAATAGGCATAAAGCTTTGTGCTATAATAAAGCCAAGGAATTAGGAATTACAACTAAAAGGTTACCAATCGAcgaattcattaaaatcGCTGGAAGAAGAGTTCTTACTACGACTCATGTTGTACAATTAatgttgaaatattttgatcGTCATTACTGGAAAGAAGCCTTTGAAAGTATATTACCACCAAGAATAATAGAGGGGAAAAGCAGAGGAAGTAGTGAAGTAGTGGATAACGAAGAAACAGAGGAGTAA
- the RFC4 gene encoding replication factor C subunit 4 (similar to Saccharomyces cerevisiae RFC4 (YOL094C); ancestral locus Anc_3.103), with the protein MSARPLTLELPWVEKYRPHVLKDIVGNEETILRLEQIAQDGNMPHMIISGLPGIGKTTSIHCLAHELLGDAYSRAVLELNASDDRGIDVVRNQIKHFAQKKCYLPPGKHKIIILDEADSMTAGAQQALRRTMELFSNSTRFAFACNQSNKIIEPLQSRCAILRYSKLSDEQVLKRLLEIIKLEDVKYTNDGLEAIIFTAEGDMRQAINNLQSTVAGHGLVNGDNVFKIVDSPHPLIVRRMLLAPTLDEALTYLRDDLWGKGYSAVDIVTTSFRVTKNLFELKENKRLEMIKEIGITHMRILEGVSTYLQLASMLAKIHSLK; encoded by the coding sequence ATGTCAGCAAGACCATTGACCTTAGAATTACCATGGGTTGAAAAATATCGTCCTCATGTATTAAAAGATATCGTAGGAAATGAAGAAACCATCTTACGATTAGAACAAATTGCTCAAGATGGTAACATGCCTCACATGATTATATCAGGTCTCCCTGGTATCGGTAAGACTACTTCTATTCATTGTCTTGCTCATGAACTATTGGGGGATGCTTATTCTCGAGCCGTATTGGAATTAAATGCGTCTGATGATAGAGGTATTGATGTTGTTAGGAATCAAATCAAACATTTTGCTCAAAAGAAATGTTATTTACCACCTGGTAAACacaagattattattttggatGAAGCTGATTCTATGACTGCTGGTGCTCAACAAGCGCTAAGAAGAACTATGGAATTGTTTTCTAATTCCACTAGATTCGCATTTGCTTGTAATCAATCGAATAAGATTATTGAACCATTACAAAGTAGGTGTGCCATTTTACGTTATTCTAAATTGTCCGATGAACAAGTATTGAAAAGGTTattggaaattattaagtTAGAAGATGTCAAATATACTAATGATGGGTTAGAGGCGATTATATTTACCGCAGAAGGTGATATGAGACAAGctataaataatttacaaaGTACAGTTGCTGGACATGGACTTGTTAATGGTGATaatgttttcaaaattgtaGATTCACCTCATCCATTAATAGTACGCAGAATGTTGTTGGCTCCTACATTAGATGAAGCACTAACCTATTTGAGAGATGATCTTTGGGGGAAAGGATATTCTGCTGTTGATATTGTCACAACGAGTTTCCGTGTAAcgaaaaatttatttgaacttaaagaaaataagaGACTAGAAAtgattaaagaaattggtATAACTCATATGAGAATTTTAGAAGGTGTGAGTACTTATCTTCAGTTAGCTAGTATGCTAGCAAAGATtcattctttgaaataa
- the IDP2 gene encoding isocitrate dehydrogenase (NADP(+)) IDP2 (similar to Saccharomyces cerevisiae IDP2 (YLR174W) and IDP3 (YNL009W); ancestral locus Anc_1.396), whose protein sequence is MTEQINGIKKIKVVSPIVEMDGDEMTRIIWHLIRSKLILPYLDVDLKYYDLSIQYRDETNDQVTKDSAQATLKYGVAVKCATITPDENRVKEFDLKKMWKSPNGTIRNVLGGTLFREPIVIDNIPRLVPNWEKPIIIGRHAFGDQYKAKDLVIPHDGQLKIVFKSNKGPDQDIDLNVFQFPECGGVAMMMYNTIESIEGFALSSFKLALERKMPLYSTTKNTILKRYDGKFKDIFENMYEEQFREQFEELGIWYEHRLIDDMVAQMLKSKGGFIIAMKNYDGDVQSDIVAQGFGSLGLMTSVLISSDGKSFESEAAHGTVTRHYRQHQQGKETSTNSIASIFAWSRGIIKRGQVDETPDVVEFGNLLEKATIDTVGVDGIMTKDLALTMGKTDRASYVTTEEFIDAVEKRLKKQFQTKFY, encoded by the coding sequence atgacaGAACAAATCAATGGtatcaaaaaaatcaaagtCGTTTCACCTATAGTGGAAATGGACGGAGATGAAATGACAAGAATAATCTGGCATTTGATCAGATCTAAATTAATCCTTCCCTACTTAGACGTCGACTTAAAATATTACGACTTATCTATCCAATACCGTGATGAAACAAACGATCAAGTCACCAAAGATTCCGCTCAAGCAACTTTAAAATACGGAGTAGCGGTAAAATGTGCCACTATTACACCTGATGAAAACCGTGTTAAAGAATtcgatttgaaaaaaatgtgGAAATCACCAAATGGGACCATTAGGAACGTCCTTGGTGGTACTTTATTTAGAGAACCTATCGtgattgataatattcctAGATTAGTCCCAAATTGGGAAAAACCAATCATCATTGGAAGACATGCATTTGGTGATCAATATAAGGCGAAAGATTTGGTCATTCCTCATGATGGTCAATTGAAAATcgttttcaaatcaaataaGGGACCTGATCAAGATATTGATTTGAACGTTTTCCAATTCCCTGAATGTGGAGGTGTCGCAATGATGATGTACAATACAATTGAATCCATTGAAGGGTTCGCTTTAAgttctttcaaattggCTTTGGAAAGGAAAATGCCATTGTATTCAACTACCAAAAATACTATTTTAAAAAGATATGATGGgaaattcaaagatatttttgaaaatatgtATGAAGAACAATTTAGAGaacaatttgaagaattaggGATTTGGTATGAACATCGTCTAATTGACGATATGGTGGCTCAAATGTTGAAATCCAAAGGTGGATTCATCATCGctatgaaaaattatgatgGTGATGTTCAATCTGATATTGTGGCGCAAGGTTTTGGTTCATTGGGTTTAATGACGTCAGTTTTGATTTCCTCGGATGGGAAATCTTTTGAAAGTGAAGCTGCTCATGGGACTGTTACAAGACATTATAGACAACATCAACAAGGTAAAGAAACTTCTACCAATTCAATTGCTTCCATTTTTGCCTGGTCAAGAGgtataataaaaagaggTCAAGTCGATGAAACTCCAGATGTTGTTGAATTCGGAAACTTACTAGAAAAAGCTACAATCGATACTGTAGGAGTCGATGGAATTATGACAAAAGATTTAGCTTTGACTATGGGGAAGACTGATAGAGCATCCTACGTTACCACAGAAGAATTTATCGACGCAGTGgaaaaaagattaaagaaacaattcCAAACTAAATTTTACTGA
- the SSP120 gene encoding nucleobindin SSP120 (similar to Saccharomyces cerevisiae SSP120 (YLR250W); ancestral locus Anc_1.393), which produces MRLNNSFLLGSLFLLLPSQLSVVAEAVAEAEHKGSEINVEHEKPPQGLTWEEWHMQQEHQMSEYSPETFFALHDVKKQGYFDRDDILSLYGLNRDEIIGAGNGMGQHDNSEAVDEDMAKNLVDLILKLVDVNDDNKILKDEYLAFAKRGNKFPDLGVGVGHHSDFELEYEIHHWNKYHKDVDPDVKNVHKEDIEHELLHHEHEIEHEETVQRGAQKATVITDDQLEARIDLKKIPGKFKNGLY; this is translated from the coding sequence ATGAGGTTAAATAACTCTTTCCTATTAGGATCATTATTTCTATTGTTACCTAGTCAACTTTCAGTAGTAGCGGAGGCAGTTGCTGAAGCAGAACATAAAGGATCAGAAATCAACGTAGAACATGAGAAGCCACCTCAAGGGTTAACATGGGAAGAATGGCATATGCAACAAGAGCATCAAATGAGCGAATATTCACCAGAGACTTTTTTCGCATTACATGATGTTAAGAAACAAGGATATTTTGATCGTGATGATATTTTGTCCTTGTATGGGTTGAATCgtgatgaaattattggTGCAGGAAATGGGATGGGGCAACATGATAACAGTGAAGCtgttgatgaagatatggCTAAAAATTTAgttgatttgattttgaaacttGTAGATGTTAATGATGAcaataaaattttgaaagatgaatatttggCATTTGCTAAGAGAGGTAATAAGTTCCCAGATTTGGGTGTTGGTGTTGGACATCATTCTGATTTTGAATTAGAGTACGAAATTCATCATTGGAACAAATACCATAAGGATGTTGATCCAGATGTTAAAAATGTCCataaagaagatattgaacACGAATTATTACATCACGAACATGAGATTGAACATGAAGAAACTGTTCAAAGGGGAGCCCAAAAGGCTACTGTTATAACAGATGACCAATTGGAAGCCAGAATAGATTTAAAGAAGATTCCAGGTAAATTCAAGAATGGGTTATACTGA
- the YEF3 gene encoding translation elongation factor EF-3 (similar to Saccharomyces cerevisiae YEF3 (YLR249W) and HEF3 (YNL014W); ancestral locus Anc_1.391) translates to MSDSQQSIKVLEELLQKLTIATAENREEVAIEVSSFLNGNIIEHDIPEKFFAELAQGLTSKKTAANCLQAIAQISNEANLSPSVEPYIVAMVPEICSQAGSKDKEVQTLASETLITIVKAINPVAIKALLPHLVKSMEETNKWQEKVAILAAVSALVDAAKEQVALRMPELIPVLSEAMWDTKKEVKAAATATITKATETVDNKDIERFIPQLISCIANPTEAAETVHLLGATTFVAEVTPATLSIMVPLLVRGLNERETSIKRKSAVIIDNMCKLVEDPQVVAPFLGKLLPGLKANFATIADPEAREVTLRGLKTLRRVGNVGEDDVLPEVSHAGDVSTTFGVISKLLEGETVAPRFKSVVEYIAAMGADLIDERVIDQQAWFTHILPYMTIFLHERKAKDILDDFRKLAVDNIPVGPNFDDEEDEGEDLCNCEFSLAYGAKILLNKTQLRLKRGRRYGVCGPNGAGKSTLMRAIANGQVDGFPSQEECRTVYVEHDIDGTHSDTSVLDFVFEGKVGTKEVITAKLLEFGFTDEMINMPISALSGGWKMKLALARAVLRNADILLLDEPTNHLDTVNVAWLVNYLNTCGITSITISHDSGFLDSVCEYIINYEGLKLRKYKGNFTEFVKKCPAAKAYQELSATDLEFQFPEPGYLEGVKTKQKAIVKVSNMTFQYPGTTKPQITDVSFQCSLSSRIAVIGPNGAGKSTLINVLTGELLPTTGEVYTHENCRIAYIKQHAFAHIESHLDKTPSEYIQWRFQTGEDRETMDRANRQINENDAEAMNKIFKIEGTPRRIQAISARRKFKNTYEYECSFFLGENIGMKSERWVPMMSVDNAWIPRGELIESHAKMVAEVDMKEALASGQFRPLTRKEIEEHCAMLGLDAELVSHSRIRGLSGGQKVKLVLAAGTWQRPHLIVLDEPTNYLDRDSLGALSKALKAFEGGVIIITHSAEFTKNLTEEVWAVKDGKMTPSGHNWVSGQGAGPRIEKKEDEEDKFDAMGNKIAGGKKKKKLSSAELRKKKKERMKKKKELGDAYVSSDEDF, encoded by the coding sequence ATGTCTGATTCCCAACAATCCATTAAGGTCCTAGAAGAACTTTTACAAAAGTTGACTATTGCCACTGCTGAAAACAGAGAAGAAGTTGCTATTGAAGtctcttctttcttgaATGGCAACATCATCGAACATGACATTCCAGAGAAGTTCTTTGCTGAATTAGCTCAAGGTTTGACTAGCAAGAAAACTGCTGCCAACTGTTTACAAGCTATTGCTCAAATTTCCAATGAAGCTAACTTGTCTCCATCTGTCGAACCATACATTGTCGCTATGGTTCCAGAAATTTGTTCCCAAGCTGGTAGCAAAGATAAGGAAGTTCAAACTTTAGCCTCTGAAACTCTTATCACCATTGTTAAGGCTATTAACCCAGTCGCTATCAAGGCTCTATTACCTCATTTAGTTAAGTCTATGGAAGAAACCAACAAATGGCAAGAAAAGGTTGCTATCTTGGCTGCCGTTTCTGCTTTAGTCGATGCTGCTAAGGAGCAAGTTGCTTTGAGAATGCCAGAATTGATTCCAGTTTTATCCGAAGCTATGTGGGATACCAAGAAGGAAGTTAAAGCTGCCGCTACTGCCACAATCACTAAGGCTACTGAAACTGTTGACAACAAGGATATTGAACGTTTCATTCCtcaattgatttcttgTATTGCTAACCCAACTGAAGCTGCTGAAACCGTTCATTTGTTAGGTGCTACCACTTTCGTTGCTGAAGTTACTCCAGCTACTTTGTCCATTATGGTTCCATTATTGGTTAGAGGTTTGAATGAAAGAGAAACTTCTATCAAACGTAAATCCgctgttattattgataacATGTGTAAGTTGGTCGAAGATCCTCAAGTTGTTGCTCCTTTCTTAGGTAAATTATTGCCAGGTTTGAAGGCTAACTTTGCTACCATTGCTGACCCAGAAGCCAGAGAAGTTACTTTGAGAGGTTTGAAGACTTTGAGAAGAGTTGGTAACGTTGGTGAAGATGATGTTTTACCAGAAGTTTCTCATGCTGGTGATGTCTCTACCACTTTCGGTGTTATCtctaaattattagaaggTGAAACCGTTGCTCCAAGATTCAAGTCTGTTGTCGAATATATTGCTGCTATGGGTGCTGATTTGATTGATGAAAGAGTTATCGATCAACAAGCTTGGTTCACTCACATCTTACCATACATGACTATTTTCTTACATGAAAGAAAGGCTAAGGATATCTTAGATGACTTCAGAAAGTTAGCTGTTGACAATATTCCAGTTGGTCCAAACttcgatgatgaagaagatgaaggtGAAGATTTATGTAACTGTGAATTCTCATTGGCTTACGGTGCTAAGATCTTGTTGAACAAGACTCAATTGAGATTGAAGAGAGGTAGAAGATACGGTGTTTGTGGTCCAAATGGTGCTGGTAAATCTACTTTGATGAGAGCTATTGCTAACGGTCAAGTTGATGGTTTCCCATCTCAAGAAGAATGTAGAACTGTCTACGTCGAACACGATATCGATGGTACTCACTCTGACACTTCTGTCTTAGATTTTGTTTTCGAAGGTAAGGTTGGTACTAAGGAAGTTATTACTGCTAAATTGCTTGAATTCGGTTTCACTGATGAAATGATCAACATGCCTATTTCTGCTTTATCTGGTGGTtggaagatgaaattgGCTTTAGCTAGAGCCGTTTTAAGAAACGCTGATATCTTATTGTTAGATGAACCAACTAACCATTTGGATACTGTTAACGTCGCTTGGTTAGTCAACTACTTGAACACTTGTGGTATTACTTCTATTACCATTTCCCATGACTCTGGTTTCTTAGACAGTGTTtgtgaatatattattaactACGAAGGTTTGAAATTGAGAAAATACAAGGGTAATTTCACTGAATTCGTCAAGAAATGTCCAGCTGCTAAGGCTTACCAAGAATTGAGTGCTACTGATTTGGAATTCCAATTCCCAGAACCAGGTTACTTAGAAGGTGTTAAGACTAAGCAAAAGGCTATTGTTAAGGTTTCTAACATGACTTTCCAATATCCAGGTACTACCAAGCCACAAATTACTGATGTTTCTTTCCAATGTTCTTTGTCTTCAAGAATTGCTGTTATTGGTCCAAATGGTGCTGGTAAATCTACTTTGATTAATGTTTTGACTGGTGAATTATTACCAACTACTGGTGAAGTTTACACTCATGAAAATTGTAGAATTGCTTACATTAAGCAACATGCTTTTGCTCATATTGAATCTCATTTAGATAAGACTCCATCTGAATATATCCAATGGAGATTCCAAACTGGTGAAGATAGAGAAACTATGGACAGAGCTAACAGACAAATTAACGAAAATGATGCTGAAGCTATGAACAAGATTTTCAAGATTGAAGGTACTCCAAGAAGAATTCAAGCTATTTCTGCTAGACGTAAGTTCAAGAACACTTATGAATATGAAtgttctttcttcttagGTGAAAACATTGGTATGAAATCTGAAAGATGGGTTCCAATGATGTCTGTTGACAATGCTTGGATTCCAAGAGgtgaattgattgaatcCCATGCTAAGATGGTTGCTGAAGTTGATATGAAGGAAGCTTTAGCTTCTGGTCAATTCCGTCCATTAACTAGaaaggaaattgaagaacATTGTGCTATGTTGGGTCTAGATGCTGAATTAGTTTCTCATTCCAGAATCAGAGGTTTATCTGGTGGTCAAAAGGTTAAATTAGTTCTAGCTGCTGGTACATGGCAAAGACCTCATTTAATTGTCTTAGATGAACCTACCAACTATTTGGATAGAGATTCTTTAGGTGCTTTGTCTAAGGCTTTGAAGGCTTTCGAAGGTGgtgttattatcattacaCATTCCGCTGAATTCACCAAGAATTTGACTGAAGAAGTCTGGGCTGTTAAGGATGGTAAGATGACTCCATCTGGTCACAACTGGGTTTCTGGTCAAGGTGCTGGtccaagaattgaaaagaaagaagatgaagaagataaattcGATGCTATGGGTAACAAGATTGCTGGTggtaagaagaagaagaagttgtCTTCTGCGGAATtgagaaagaagaagaaggaaagaatgaagaagaagaaggaattAGGTGATGCTTATGTTTCTTCTGATGAAGACTTCTAA